The sequence TACAAAGGAAGGGCTCGCGTGGAACCGAAAGCGCAGTTCAGCAATGGCAATGTGACCTTTGAGAATCCCCACGGCGAGAAGAACGGCGGCAAGAAGGGCGTAGCCAGCATTATGCCGCCGATCTACAAGTCCTTCGGAGGCGTTTTTCTGTTCGGCTCGCTGATGAAGTTATTTACCGACGTCCTGACGTTTGCCCAGCCACAAGTTTTGAGTTTGATCATCAGCTTCGTTGAGGCCCAAGAAACGGTGGCGGAGCCCCAATGGAAGGGTATCTTGTACGCTGTCTTGCTTTTCGTTTTGGCCGCTGCCCAGACCTTTATTCTGGGCCAGTATTTCCACCGCATGTTCATCGTGGGTCTGAGAATCAGGACAGCTTTGATCAACGCCATCTACCGCAAGGCCCTGCTCATTTCTAACTCCACCAAAAAGGAGTCCACCGTGGGCGAGATCGTCAATTTAATGGCTGTGGATGCACAGCGTTTCATGGAGCTGACTACCTACCTGAACATGATCTGGTCGGCGCCTCTGCAGATCAGCCTGGCCCTTTATTTCCTCTGGCAGCAACTGGGACCGTCTGTTTTGGCCGGTCTGGCTGTGATGATAATCCTAATCCCCGTGAACGGAGTGATTGCCAGCCGCATCAAAACCTATCAGATCAGACAGATGAAGTACAAGGACGAGCGTGTTAAGCTAATGAATGAAGTTCTGAGTGGCATTAAGGTGAGTGATCCTAGGATTAGGGATACATTTTTAGAGGAGGATCAACTCTAGAAGTTATTCgaattgtaattttatttaatgacTAGTAGACACCTAATTATCTTCCATTTCGGTAAAAGCCTAATCTCTTAGGTATTCTAATACTTCATTGTCATGGTGACTCAGGTCAGGAGTTGATcctttgttaaaatttttcttagCTAATCAACACTTGCTCACAATACATTTAATCCCAACAGGTCCTCAAGTTGTACGCCTGGGAGCCGAGTTTCGAGAAGCAAGTGTTGGACATCCGTGACAAGGAGATTGCGACTCTGCGATCCACCGCATATCTGAACGCGGGAACGTCGTTCCTGTGGTCTTGCGCCCCCTTCCTGGTAAGATATGCCAGCCCCGCAGGGCTCTGAGTCCTCCGAGATTTCTTTACAGCTGGCCGAGATGAGTTGGACGTTTAGCATTGGACTAATCTGGCAAATATATGTACTTCGTGTCCGAACAATCAAAGGTTTCCTTGGTAACGTTCGCCACTTACGTGCTGACCAGCGAGGCGAATCAGCTGAGCGTCGAGAAGGTGTTAGTCTCAATCGCCCTCTTCGACCTCATGAAACTCCCGCTGACCATCCTGCCCATGCTGAGTGTTGACATAGCCGAGGTACGGCGCCCACGATGACGATGGAATAACAACCTCTTCGGCTATGGTGCATCTCCGCCTCTCCTTTCTCCATCACCTTCAAAACAAGGATCAAGAACAGCCATTTTAGCAACGCCTTAAACGATATTGTGTATTATCTTTTAGGTTTCATTAGTCACATTCGCCACTTACGTTCTTATTGATGAAAATAACGTGCTTGATGCCACCAAAACCTTTGTCTCATTATCATTATTCAACATTCTCCGTTTTCCGTTAACAATGTTGCCCATGCTGATCACCAACCTGGTGCAAGTAAGTTACGCTCGATTGCAATTCCAAATACTACACCTTAGACGATCACAGTGGGGCTGTTGGATTATGTTTTCAATATAACACACGCTGGTCCCCGGCCCCACTGTGATCGGCGATTTTGTGCCGTTTTGTGATTGTGATTTATGTTTATTTACTCAATTTGAATTCTTTTTTAgccaaaacaattttacacCCAAAATATCCCCTAACCCATGTTACCCTATCCTTCAAAGATTCCTCGGACTCATTTGTAtccaattaaattttaaagcaTCTCTTTATCTGGGCTTAAACTTTAAAGTTGTCCGAAACAAACCATCTCCGATATTTCACATACCAGGTGGTGGGATGCCTCCTCCATCCGTTTCAATAGCAACCATTTGTTTGGGTTTTAAAAATGCCCTTGCAGAGGGCATTAAGTATGGGAGATTTAATTGTAGGTATAACGAAGTCATGTTAATTTGTCTGTCTATACCGATGAAAATATATGGATTTTTGATAAGTATGGGAGATTTAATTGTAGGTATAACGAAGTCATGTTAATTTGTCTGTCTATACCGATGAAATTTTATGGATTTTTGATTGATACAATTATGAAAATTGTTATCTTGTATTTAAATAGGATTAATCAAAGATAACATTGCATCATTAGGTCTTCTATGTTATTATGCTATATTTCATAAAGTCTTCATAAATAAAACtaattattgattttattcatttaaaaCTAATAACCCTATGTAATATACCCAATTTTATACTCTTGTTACCTTCAAACCATTGGCTCTACATTTTTTTGTTCTGCAGGGGTATAAACAGTCTTCGGAAGACCGAAGATATTTCTTGTTCATTTAGTTTTGGATCTACGTTTTCCCCATCTCTCCCCTATATTTTTCCTTTCCCCAACCTTCTACTAACATTTTCTGTGTACCAAAATATTGCAATTTGTGCAAACGATTTTAACCgatttcccattttccatgTGCGAACGATTAGACGCAAGTTTCTGTGAATCGTATAAATAAATTCCTGAACAGTGAGGAACTGGATCCCAACAGTGTTCTCCACGATCCATCCAAACGTAAGGATACTTAATTATTTTCTTAAGATATTTGGGTTAACATATTTAATGTACTTACAGCCCACCCCATGAGCATTGAGAATGGCGAGTTCTCCTGGGGCGATGAGATTACGCTGCGCAATATCAACATCGAGGTGCACAAGAACAGCCTGGTAGCCCTGGTTGGCACCGTTGGCTCCGGCAAGTCGTCTGTGGTGCAGGCTTTCCTCGGCGAAATGGAGAAACTCGCGGGCGTTGTCAACACTGTGGGCAAGTTGGCCTATGTGCCGCAGCAGGCGTGGATTCAGAATGCGACGGTGCGGGACAACATCCTCTTTGGGCAGTCCTACGACCGGAAGCGCTACAACAAGGTGATCGACGCCTGTGCCCTGCGAGCCGATATCGACATTCTGTCGGCCGGAGATTTGACGGAAATCGGTGAGAAAGGCATTAATTTATCAGGTGGCCAGAAGCAGCGAATCTCGTTGGCCCGTGCCGTGTACAGTGATGCCGATCTCTATCTGCTGGACGATCCTCTGAGCGCTGTAGACGCCCATGTGGGCAAGCACATCTTCGAGGAGGTGATCGGACCCAAGGGTATACTGGCGCGTAAGTCACGCGTGCTGGTCACCCACGGCGTCACTTTCCTGCCCCAGGTGGACAGCATCTACGTGATGAAAATGGGCGAGATTAGCGAGAGTGGCACATTCGATCAGTTGGTCAAGAACAAGGGTGCCTTCGCCGACTTCATTATCCAGCATCTGCAGGACGGCAAtgaagaggaggaggagcttAACCAGATCAAGCGGCAGATCTCCAGCACCGCAGATGTCCCTGAGTTGCTAGGCAGTGTCGAGAAGGCCATTAAGTTGGCGCGTACGGAAAGCCTGTCAGATTCCATGTAAGTAAATAAGTATTAAAGACAATTCTAAAGGAATTCCGTTGgcgaaatgaaataaataaataaataaataaataaattgtactTAGTGGATTATCCGTTTACGAGATGTTATATTAACatatttcccttttttttttagctccGTTACCTCGGCCGATAGTTTGATGGGCGGTGGAGGAAGTCTTCGCCGGCGCACCAAGCGTCAGAACTCCCATGATTCCGTTGCCTCCGCCGCATCCCTGAAAAAGAAGCAGGAGGTTGAGGGCAAGCTGATTGAAACTGAAAAGTCACAGACTGGTGGCGTAGAGTTCGCAGTATACAAACATTACATCAAGAGCGTTGGAATCTTCCTGTCGGTGGCCACATTAGTACTCAACTTTGTTTTCCAAGCATTCCAAATCGGCTCGAATTTGTGGCTCACTAAGTGGGCAAACGACCAAAACGTCGGGAACGACACTAGCCTCAGGGACATGTATCTGGGTGTTTACGGTGCCTTCGGATTCGGTCAAGGTAAGTCCATTGTGAttcgatttattttttaaattcttcgTTTGAAGTTATCCTTGTTTCATGTTCGTTATGTCCATTTTGTGTTCTTATTTAaagtttgttttaatttttttatattgctGTATGTTTTTTGCTTACTGTTAAAACGTTTTATgtttttgcttttgtatatatctcttttgttatttaaaaacaatgatggtttcaaaataaataaaacattttgaatGGCTTAACAACCATCTTCAATTCACATTAGAAGCCacgaaaatatataatattattactCTCTTTATATAGCTAGAaatatcttcatttaaaattcaatacatttttttaaacgtTTTAATTTATACTTGCATAATAAAATGTTCTATTCGTTTGAAACCATCGCTGCTATACCTGTTCTTTAGATTATTTTATGTTTGGTTTGGGGGTTTCATTTATGTATTGCTTTTTTGATTGCTTCTAACTTTGACGCCAAGAGAAAACACATGCTGCTAGCTACCAGTAGGATATTATTGACTACAGATCCGATTTTCTATAACTAAATGACTAACCTCACCTTTGGCTTACCacaaaaatgcaaacaaaGCACACAAAGATGAAAGCACTAACACCTTAAACCAATTAGTTTAAATATTGCTGCACGCTTAGCAAACTGAGCACAAATGGGCTTCTATATTAATAAACGCTACCACACACGTACTTTATGCTACACAAAAATGTTCTGGATATCGAAAATATAAACTGTTTATCGATCGATAATGATCGATGTTTTCGTAAGACAGAACTCTGCACTTACCCCACTTTACTAACGGTTCTCCTtttgtgtgtgtatgtttGTGTGAGTAAATGTCTTGCATATTAATTTTCTCTACTTTATTCGTTGTGAATACTTTCCGACCCTCCCTAATCCGAAAATCAAATTATCGACCAATAATCGAAAAAATCGAAAACAAATAATTCGCAATTTTTAGTCGCGACGAACTTTTTCTCATCCCTCGCCATCTCATTGGGTTGTCTTAAGTGCTCGGAGGTATTACATCAGACCCTACTGTACTACAATCTCCGCTGGCCGATGGAGCTCTTCGACACGACACCGCTGGGACGGATTGTCAATCGCTTTTCAAAAGATATCGATACAATCGATAATGTGCTGCCTTTCAACATTCGTGTCGTCATGGGCCAGGCATTTATGGTAATTGATTGGAGTCGGAGCGTTAATGAATGCCACCAACTATATTAATCCAAGCACggctttaaatatttaaacaggGGAATCGGATCATTCTTATATCATGGTCGAACCACCTGATTCATAAATTACACCTCActaacaataataatattaacCATAACTATATTCTGCCGTGCTCTTTATTTGACTActgtaaaaaaaaactaacGTACAAATTTTATGATTTAAAGAACAATTTTTGttctatatatttatacacatataaaattatttttaactgatcttgattCTAAATATTTCCTAATCTCAATTGAAATTCAAAGTTCAAATGAAAGCTCGGCTTAAGATCTATCGTTGGTAGGCACGGTTTTGTGGCGGTATGTGGTCACTAATTAATATCCCCGTGTCTTCGCTCTCTTCTAAGTTGTTGGAGGATATCTATCCACCCTGATCCTTTCGCTGGGCTGCGTTTATAGTGCCCGATATATGCATAACGACCAATGGAAATGTTTGACATCACACCCCTGGGTCGCATTGTCAATCGTTTTTCCAAGCACATAGACACAATTGACAACACACTGGCACTTAACTTGCGGGTCGTCATTCTGCAGTTGTTTGCGGTAATTATCCGAACAAAGTACTTTTCAAAACCAAAGTCCTCAATTCCAACCTCGGCTGAGTAGTTATCGATAGTTATATAGTTCAGTTTTTCTCTGTAGGTTGTCAAAGCTTCATAGAATGTTTTGTCCAAGCTTCCGCATCGTaattcaattaacattttcgttaaacaaaaaataaaagaaataatttAACTTTCCAGTCTCCGCGTACTTCTTTTGCTCACTTACGCTGGCCCTTGGATGCATTTACTGCTCTGAGGCGCTGCATAAGAGGCTCCTGGCATACGTATTCCGCTGGCCCATGGAATTATTCGACACCACGCCCCTTGGGCGCATAGTTAACCGATTCTCGAAGGACGTCGATACCATCGACAATGTCCTTCCGATGCTTTGGCGCATGGTCATAAGTCAAGCGTTTGCGGTAAATGTCCATCTATTTAGGAAGGGTGTTTCAAAGCTATTAGGGCAGTGACTAGAAAACAAGATTTCAATTAGGTTTACTTCAAAGCCTTCTTTGGAAccatattttaaagatataaaCTACGTTCTATTCTTAATTTAGTTTACTCGATAAATGTCCTTATATACGCTGACCTATTAGTATGAAACGCTCCTTACCTTACCCCTATGCTTTCCATTCATATCCTGAAATAATCTGAATCTCAACCCAAATGTTTTGGTAAAGGCTAAAGGTTACATCTGAACTCCTGTCATATTTTAGGGATTACGTCGGTTTATTGCAGTTCATTTCTAGaatttaaagtaatatttcttaattacTGTACCGATTATACCACTAACTTTCTCCAATTGGCACTACCCCAATAAACAGTCTTCCCCAGCAGCACGTACATATGCAAAAgtacaaaacaaaagttttctttttggcACTAACTCCAACGTTCGATGttgtgtatatatatgtaaattgGATTACTAACCTCCTGGGGCTTACACCAACGTAGAAGCATGATCGGTTCAATCTTAAGTTTTTTTTAGAAAGATAGTTTCCCTAAAGCCCCAACTGTAATGCTAAGCTCCTAAACCGATTTACGTTACATGCAGTGCTCTCCAAATATTTGTCGGGCCTGGCCTTAGCGCTCGGAGGACTTCATTGCTCAATGAATGTATTCAACAATCTGCTGCGCACAGGTCTCAAATGGCCAATGGAACTGTTCGACACCACGCCAATAGGTCGCATTCTGAGTCGCTACTCCAAGGATATCGACACGGTGGATGGTGTGCTGCCATCGATAGTCGTACAGTTGTTGAACACGTGTTTCGGGGTAAAGATTGACTCTTAACCTTCCAACATCCCCCACTGGCAGATGGAATTGGGAGAAGCTTAGATCCCTAGCCTGAAACCTAACAAAAGCTGCATTCAACTAACCACCGAAAATACACTCTTATCTGCatcatttttataatttattaattctaTCTTTCATTCTTATTCAAATCTTTCAAGACCTTTAACCTAACATCTCATTTAAACCCTTTGAATCCTTTCCCCACACATCGAAAAATTTACCTTTTACCAACTATGCATGAAAACTTTCATTTACAATTAGCTTAAAAATGAATTGCCTTTGATTTTGGATCAAACTACGCCTTAACTTGAAATAAGATTCATCAGTAGCCTGCCTGTTATATTTACAACCCACCTTTTTATTACAAACCACATTTACTGCGTGTCCGATTTGTGTGTGCGAAAGCCCGAAAGGGGAACTgaaccttttttattttaagccGAACCTTAAGCAGGTGTTGTGGTGGAAAACACTCTGAAGATGTACTGGTCTCAGAGCCCTTAGTCTTAAGTCTTCTTTATAAGTGGGTGCTGCCATTACGCTTCGGTTGAACGACTTACAATAAAAGATAATGTAGGACATCGCCTCATTTAGTCAGCCATCCAATCGAATCGAATTCCCCCAGACACTTACCAAGTGCCCGTGGGCACACCTGTTCCGCTCTTCCACCTTTCCGATTGTACCAGGTGTGCTAGCCTACTTTGCGGTGGTTATCGTCTACCTTGGCGGCTTTCAGGCGGCAAAGACCATCCACAATGATCTGCTGGCCATCATAATCCGGGGCTCCGTCTGCCGCTTCTTCGATATCACTCCGATCGGGCGACTCTTGAACAGTTTTAGCGGCGATATGGATGTTATCGACGAAGAGTTGCCCGCTACCATGGATTCCTTTATGACCTTTATCTTTATGGTATTTGCATATTTGATTTCCCccatttttcaatattttttctctcccctttattgttattattgatTGATAACTTTTAATTTGTAGCCTTTAAAGAGTTACGGTTTGTACTTGCAAAACTTTCGTTATACAAAGATTTTGCCCAAGTTTTCATTCATATCTCTAATATATCTTTATCTCATTGGATCTTTCCTCCTCTCTTTTTCTATTGCCCATCGAATCAACTTAGGCCTATGCAATTACGGCGCCGCCATATCACTTTTCACAGCCACCTTACATGCCTCATCCAGAGTATTCCATCGACTCTTTAACAACATCATGCATTGTCCCTCAGAGTTTTTCGATATCACGCCCAAGGGTCGGATATTGGATCGCTGTTCAAACGATATCAACTGTTTGGACTTGGTAATGCCAATTAATATAAGAATGGTCATGAGCACGGCGTTTCAGGTAATCTCTTCATCGAGAGAGTGTTTCATATATTTGATCATTTTAATTCCGCGAtctctttttattttattaaaaaaaacctaTTCGGATTATTTGTAGTGGTTTTCTACAGATCAATAGATCTGTTATATAAttcttgttttctttttttctttttatggTCAGTTAGTCCTTTTATCAGGGCTCTGTTTTCTTTTgtattgtcccaaaaaaaaaccttaaCCTAATGCTAAGATTAGTTTGTCTCTTAACCCTTGTGCTAAGCCCTGTCAGTCAGTCGAAAATAGAATTCTACATTTGTAAAAGTGCTTAAACCGTAAAGTTAAATTCCTTTCGAAATCTCTAGTCTTCAGCTATATAGGCAGTGTGGTAATAGTTTATCTGGGTGCACTGATTGGAACCCGAAAAATATTTGTACAGCTATTTGGCCATCTCATGCATGTCCCGCAATCCTTTTTCGACATAAAGCCCCGGGCCCGCATTCTCGATCGCCTGGCGAACGATATATACAAGTTAGATGTCGTATTGCCAGAACTAATACGCGTATTTAACTCGCAAGTGTTTCGGGTACGTTCGCAGTGACTAACCACCAATATAAGAAAACTTCACAACTAACCCTGACTAACAAATGGTACGATTATCATTGCACAAACTCTCAGCTCGTAGCAATTTGAGGCTTTCTCCGGCATTCCAGCGTAGTGTGTAAATTAATAGTTGGATCGACGGGGCGGGCGCATGTTGTATTCTCGTTCACTTCTATTCCTTTAACTTAAGAATATTTTTCCTGTGGTTGTCTTCCTTTTCTTGGGAATCGCATATAGACCGCCTAAAAACTTGAAAAACTAATGAATTTACTAAATTTGTAAGACATTTCCAAAAAGTTTTTTGCGCTCAATGCTAAAATATGTTCATAtctaaaaatgaataaaaaattaaaaaaaaaaaattgctaaaaaaattgaaaaaaaaactggATAGCTCAATTTCAaatcaaattaataatatataatacaaattcagtaaatattttgtttggaGAGTAAGCCAACCCCTTACCATTTTGGGGACTTGGCTGGGCAACGTCTATTCGAAAATCCTACTCGAACAGACCTTTCGAGCATAGAATTCAGCTGGTTGGCCTATTGTTTTGCCAATCGATGTGAAATTTAATTCTCCATCCATACTGAATTGCCTAATCGCAGGTGTAACGTCATTCTTTTCGGACCTGGCTCCGGCGCTCGGCAGTTTGCATGCCGCGAGAGTCCTGCACTCGATGCTCCTCGAAAACGTGATGAAATCACCAATGACCATGTTCGATACAACGCCTGTGGGTCGCATTCTGTCCCGATTCTCGAAAGACGTTGAATCGGTTGACCAGAAAATGCCGCAGGTCATTAATGATTGCATTTGGTGTGCTTACGAGGTAATTTCACAGCTCTAGACACCAGTTACCGTCTTCAAATTGCTACAAAACACATCGGAAGTAACCCCAGTGACATTTACCGTGTGCATATCAAAAACTAACTAGTCCATATTAATCTCCTAATTGGCGGCGCCCAATGACTGCCCCTCCCCCATCCTTTACACTCCATCAAGTTAAAGCGTTCGATCCAAAAAATAAGGCAAATTCATGACTTTCTTTTTATCATATTTTTCCTATTAACCCTTTGCATCTCCTCGCACTTTGGTCGACTTTATTACCCTGAACAGCATTTATTTACATTGCTATTTTGCTATTGGCTAGGTTCTGGCTACCATTGTGGTTATTAGTTTGTCCACGCCGATTTTCTTGGCCGTGATCGTGCCCATCGCCTTCCTGTACTACTTCGCCCAGCGCTTCTACGTGGCCACATCCCGGCAGCTGATGCGTTTGGAATCCGTTTCCCGTTCCCCGATCTACTCGCACTTCAGCGAAACTGTCACTGGAGCTTCTACCATTCGTGCCTACAACGTGGGAAATCGGTAAGTTGTAATTTAACAAAtcttttttattacctttgatGTTCATTTGATCTTATTCGTCTTTATTACCTCAGCTTTATTGATGAATCGGATGCCAAGGTGGACAAGAACCAGGTCTGCAAGTATCCCTCCGTGATCGCCAACCGCTGGCTGGCAATTCGTCTGGAGATGGTGGGCAATCTGATCATTCTGTTCGCTTCGCTCTTCGCCGTTCTGGGAGGTCAAACCAATCCCGGCCTGGTCGGTCTGTCGGTGAGCTACGCCCTGCAGGTGACTCAAACCCTTAACTGGCTGGTGCGCATGTCGTCCGACATTGAAACAAACATCGTCTCCGTGGAGCGCATTAAG is a genomic window of Drosophila suzukii chromosome 2L, CBGP_Dsuzu_IsoJpt1.0, whole genome shotgun sequence containing:
- the MRP gene encoding multidrug resistance-associated protein 1 isoform X1 is translated as MAEDTSSPMDRFCGSTFWNSTETWYTTDPDFTPCFEQTALVWTPCAFYWAFVVFDFYYLKASLDRNIPWNKLNVSKALVNLGLLVITALDLIMALIKKGGDSELPLYDLDVWGPIIKFATFLLIFIFIPLNRKYGVQTTGCQFLFWFLLTVLSIPRCRTEVRLDAERQKVLDSQQPTEQDFSWEEYQFVSFFIFFTFTCIMLILNCFADGMPKQSKYQRGENEIPELSASFLSRITYQWFDRMALKGYRNPLEEKDLWDLRPQDSCSEVMPIFAHHWNKNVRKNYKGRARVEPKAQFSNGNVTFENPHGEKNGGKKGVASIMPPIYKSFGGVFLFGSLMKLFTDVLTFAQPQVLSLIISFVEAQETVAEPQWKGILYAVLLFVLAAAQTFILGQYFHRMFIVGLRIRTALINAIYRKALLISNSTKKESTVGEIVNLMAVDAQRFMELTTYLNMIWSAPLQISLALYFLWQQLGPSVLAGLAVMIILIPVNGVIASRIKTYQIRQMKYKDERVKLMNEVLSGIKVLKLYAWEPSFEKQVLDIRDKEIATLRSTAYLNAGTSFLWSCAPFLVSLVTFATYVLIDENNVLDATKTFVSLSLFNILRFPLTMLPMLITNLVQTQVSVNRINKFLNSEELDPNSVLHDPSKPHPMSIENGEFSWGDEITLRNINIEVHKNSLVALVGTVGSGKSSVVQAFLGEMEKLAGVVNTVGKLAYVPQQAWIQNATVRDNILFGQSYDRKRYNKVIDACALRADIDILSAGDLTEIGEKGINLSGGQKQRISLARAVYSDADLYLLDDPLSAVDAHVGKHIFEEVIGPKGILARKSRVLVTHGVTFLPQVDSIYVMKMGEISESGTFDQLVKNKGAFADFIIQHLQDGNEEEEELNQIKRQISSTADVPELLGSVEKAIKLARTESLSDSISVTSADSLMGGGGSLRRRTKRQNSHDSVASAASLKKKQEVEGKLIETEKSQTGGVEFAVYKHYIKSVGIFLSVATLVLNFVFQAFQIGSNLWLTKWANDQNVGNDTSLRDMYLGVYGAFGFGQGVLAYFAVVIVYLGGFQAAKTIHNDLLAIIIRGSVCRFFDITPIGRLLNSFSGDMDVIDEELPATMDSFMTFIFMVLATIVVISLSTPIFLAVIVPIAFLYYFAQRFYVATSRQLMRLESVSRSPIYSHFSETVTGASTIRAYNVGNRFIDESDAKVDKNQVCKYPSVIANRWLAIRLEMVGNLIILFASLFAVLGGQTNPGLVGLSVSYALQVTQTLNWLVRMSSDIETNIVSVERIKEYGETKQEAAWELEQDKSKPKNWPQEGRVEFQNFQVRYREGLDLVLRGVSFDIKGGEKVGIVGRTGAGKSSLTLALFRIIEAAGGRISIDGVDIATMGLHMLRSRLTIIPQDPVLFSGSLRINLDPFEIKTDDEIWKALELSHLKTFVKSLAAGLNHEIAEGGENLSVGQRQLVCLARALLRKTKVLVLDEATAAVDLETDDLIQKTIRTEFKECTVLTIAHRLNTIMDSDKVIVLDKGQITEFASPKELLDNNKSAFYSMAKDANLV
- the MRP gene encoding multidrug resistance-associated protein 1 isoform X11, encoding MAEDTSSPMDRFCGSTFWNSTETWYTTDPDFTPCFEQTALVWTPCAFYWAFVVFDFYYLKASLDRNIPWNKLNVSKALVNLGLLVITALDLIMALIKKGGDSELPLYDLDVWGPIIKFATFLLIFIFIPLNRKYGVQTTGCQFLFWFLLTVLSIPRCRTEVRLDAERQKVLDSQQPTEQDFSWEEYQFVSFFIFFTFTCIMLILNCFADGMPKQSKYQRGENEIPELSASFLSRITYQWFDRMALKGYRNPLEEKDLWDLRPQDSCSEVMPIFAHHWNKNVRKNYKGRARVEPKAQFSNGNVTFENPHGEKNGGKKGVASIMPPIYKSFGGVFLFGSLMKLFTDVLTFAQPQVLSLIISFVEAQETVAEPQWKGILYAVLLFVLAAAQTFILGQYFHRMFIVGLRIRTALINAIYRKALLISNSTKKESTVGEIVNLMAVDAQRFMELTTYLNMIWSAPLQISLALYFLWQQLGPSVLAGLAVMIILIPVNGVIASRIKTYQIRQMKYKDERVKLMNEVLSGIKVLKLYAWEPSFEKQVLDIRDKEIATLRSTAYLNAGTSFLWSCAPFLVSLVTFATYVLIDENNVLDATKTFVSLSLFNILRFPLTMLPMLITNLVQTQVSVNRINKFLNSEELDPNSVLHDPSKPHPMSIENGEFSWGDEITLRNINIEVHKNSLVALVGTVGSGKSSVVQAFLGEMEKLAGVVNTVGKLAYVPQQAWIQNATVRDNILFGQSYDRKRYNKVIDACALRADIDILSAGDLTEIGEKGINLSGGQKQRISLARAVYSDADLYLLDDPLSAVDAHVGKHIFEEVIGPKGILARKSRVLVTHGVTFLPQVDSIYVMKMGEISESGTFDQLVKNKGAFADFIIQHLQDGNEEEEELNQIKRQISSTADVPELLGSVEKAIKLARTESLSDSISVTSADSLMGGGGSLRRRTKRQNSHDSVASAASLKKKQEVEGKLIETEKSQTGGVEFAVYKHYIKSVGIFLSVATLVLNFVFQAFQIGSNLWLTKWANDQNVGNDTSLRDMYLGVYGAFGFGQVATNFFSSLAISLGCLKCSEVLHQTLLYYNLRWPMELFDTTPLGRIVNRFSKDIDTIDNVLPFNIRVVMGQAFMCSPNICRAWP
- the MRP gene encoding multidrug resistance-associated protein 1 isoform X7; this translates as MAEDTSSPMDRFCGSTFWNSTETWYTTDPDFTPCFEQTALVWTPCAFYWAFVVFDFYYLKASLDRNIPWNKLNVSKALVNLGLLVITALDLIMALIKKGGDSELPLYDLDVWGPIIKFATFLLIFIFIPLNRKYGVQTTGCQFLFWFLLTVLSIPRCRTEVRLDAERQKVLDSQQPTEQDFSWEEYQFVSFFIFFTFTCIMLILNCFADGMPKQSKYQRGENEIPELSASFLSRITYQWFDRMALKGYRNPLEEKDLWDLRPQDSCSEVMPIFAHHWNKNVRKNYKGRARVEPKAQFSNGNVTFENPHGEKNGGKKGVASIMPPIYKSFGGVFLFGSLMKLFTDVLTFAQPQVLSLIISFVEAQETVAEPQWKGILYAVLLFVLAAAQTFILGQYFHRMFIVGLRIRTALINAIYRKALLISNSTKKESTVGEIVNLMAVDAQRFMELTTYLNMIWSAPLQISLALYFLWQQLGPSVLAGLAVMIILIPVNGVIASRIKTYQIRQMKYKDERVKLMNEVLSGIKVLKLYAWEPSFEKQVLDIRDKEIATLRSTAYLNAGTSFLWSCAPFLVSLVTFATYVLTSEANQLSVEKVLVSIALFDLMKLPLTILPMLSVDIAETQVSVNRINKFLNSEELDPNSVLHDPSKPHPMSIENGEFSWGDEITLRNINIEVHKNSLVALVGTVGSGKSSVVQAFLGEMEKLAGVVNTVGKLAYVPQQAWIQNATVRDNILFGQSYDRKRYNKVIDACALRADIDILSAGDLTEIGEKGINLSGGQKQRISLARAVYSDADLYLLDDPLSAVDAHVGKHIFEEVIGPKGILARKSRVLVTHGVTFLPQVDSIYVMKMGEISESGTFDQLVKNKGAFADFIIQHLQDGNEEEEELNQIKRQISSTADVPELLGSVEKAIKLARTESLSDSISVTSADSLMGGGGSLRRRTKRQNSHDSVASAASLKKKQEVEGKLIETEKSQTGGVEFAVYKHYIKSVGIFLSVATLVLNFVFQAFQIGSNLWLTKWANDQNVGNDTSLRDMYLGVYGAFGFGQVLSKYLSGLALALGGLHCSMNVFNNLLRTGLKWPMELFDTTPIGRILSRYSKDIDTVDGVLPSIVVQLLNTCFGVLATIVVISLSTPIFLAVIVPIAFLYYFAQRFYVATSRQLMRLESVSRSPIYSHFSETVTGASTIRAYNVGNRFIDESDAKVDKNQVCKYPSVIANRWLAIRLEMVGNLIILFASLFAVLGGQTNPGLVGLSVSYALQVTQTLNWLVRMSSDIETNIVSVERIKEYGETKQEAAWELEQDKSKPKNWPQEGRVEFQNFQVRYREGLDLVLRGVSFDIKGGEKVGIVGRTGAGKSSLTLALFRIIEAAGGRISIDGVDIATMGLHMLRSRLTIIPQDPVLFSGSLRINLDPFEIKTDDEIWKALELSHLKTFVKSLAAGLNHEIAEGGENLSVGQRQLVCLARALLRKTKVLVLDEATAAVDLETDDLIQKTIRTEFKECTVLTIAHRLNTIMDSDKVIVLDKGQITEFASPKELLDNNKSAFYSMAKDANLV